The Bacteroidota bacterium DNA window GACAAAAAAATTCATGCGGTCATGAAAAAGATGCTGCATCACGTGATCATGCCCACAAATATACGCAGAAACATGATGGCGTGCGAGTATAGGCAACACGTCGGATATCAATTCCGGGGTGTTACCATGCTTCGGGGCCGCCGAATAGATCGGATGATGTCCTACAACGATCACCCATCGGTCGTCAGATGCAGACAGAAGAGAATCGAGCCAGCGAATCTGCCTGGCTACATCCTGCCCCGCGACATGGTATTGCTCATCCCGTTGCCGATATTCATTTATAAACGGAGGGGTGTCTAAATGAACGATGAGCAGTTTTGTCGAATCGTCAATCTTCGCTTCCTGCGCATAGTAGCGAGCGTAGAATTTCCATCGTTTCGAATATTTGGAATATTCAAGTTCGGCCTCGGCACTGCCCCGGTAGTCATGGTTGCCGAATGTCGGATACCAGGGCACCTGGAGCGATGGATCGGAATAAATGTCTTCGAATTCCGTTTTCCAACGCGTATCGGTGGCGCTGGCGATTCCATCACCATGATAATTATCTCCTGCCGTCACGACAAATTGGATTTTACTCTTTTGAGCTTCACGTGCCATCGCAACAGAAACTGCCTTCTGATTCTCTGACGCAAATCCTCCCCAGTCGCCGAGGATCAGAAAACGAGCCGAAGAGGAATCGATCTCCTGCCCTACTGCCGGCGACGCCGCAAGGCCGATGACTGCTCCGATAACAAAAAAGAAAAAGAACTTTGATCTCACCGTTATGATCTTTCTGGTCGACTGATAAAAGCGCGATGCAACCCCTGATAAGGTTGCATCGTGCAATACATTGATTTATCGTTCAAAAGATTATTTCAATAAAAGCATTTTTTTGACAAAATCCTGTCCCGACGCGCTCAAGCGGTAGAAGTAGATGCCGCTCGAAAGATTTTGTGCGTTGAATTGTACCTGGTGCACTCCTGCCGTCTGGTATCCGTCGATCAGCGTCGCCACTTCTCTTCCCAGCACGTCGTAGACTTTCAGCGTCGTTCGGCTGTCGGACGGGAGCTGGAAGCTGATCTGAGTGGATGGGTTGAACGGATTCGGGAAATTCTGGTTCAACGCGAAGCTCGTCGGAACCGGATTGAC harbors:
- a CDS encoding T9SS type A sorting domain-containing protein — protein: DWFGLDGSNDYHLLPASAAVGHGFTPPASWVNPAFTGNLPGDQNMGALGVYVSTKVKSTVNPVPTSFALNQNFPNPFNPSTQISFQLPSDSRTTLKVYDVLGREVATLIDGYQTAGVHQVQFNAQNLSSGIYFYRLSASGQDFVKKMLLLK
- a CDS encoding tartrate-resistant acid phosphatase type 5 family protein — encoded protein: MRSKFFFFFVIGAVIGLAASPAVGQEIDSSSARFLILGDWGGFASENQKAVSVAMAREAQKSKIQFVVTAGDNYHGDGIASATDTRWKTEFEDIYSDPSLQVPWYPTFGNHDYRGSAEAELEYSKYSKRWKFYARYYAQEAKIDDSTKLLIVHLDTPPFINEYRQRDEQYHVAGQDVARQIRWLDSLLSASDDRWVIVVGHHPIYSAAPKHGNTPELISDVLPILARHHVSAYICGHDHVMQHLFHDRMNFFVCGGGAEHREVNERDDVVFGKGSLGFLSIAAYRDSLTFRMIDEKNTLLHRSTIKK